The Rhizobium rhizogenes sequence GTCACATTGTCGTCGCAAACCTGAAACTCCAGCGATGGAGAGCTGGAGGTAGGTTTAAAAAAGGAAGGACGTGCCGCATGACCATTCAGGCTCATATTGCATCGCTCGAAAAGAAACACGGCGCTCTGGAGGAGGAGCTCGAAAGTATTCTTGCTTCCCCGTCTTCGGACGATACGGCGATTGCCGACCTTAAACGTCGTAAACTGCGCCTGAAGGATGAGTTGCAGAGGCTTAGGGCCTCCACGAGGCATTGAACAATGCCAGGCCGCGGCCTTCGATGAGATGAAGGACTGATGGCTGGATTTCTTTCGGCCCTGGCAGCACCCGCAGTGCAGCCGGGGCTTTTTAATGGCCGCGAAAGGCTAGAATGGCAGCCCGTCCCACAGCAGTTTCAGCGCGGCGACAAACGCCATGGCATACATGAGCGGATAAAACACGGCCGGCTTCAGATATTTTACCACCCTTGCGCCCGCAAGCGTCGCCAGCATCGCCACGGGCAACAGGCTGGCCGACGTCTTGAGGTTGGTGGCGTCGAGCGCGCCCAGCGCAAAATAAGGGATGAGCTTGATTGCGTTCATGATGGCGAAGAAGCGCACGCTCATGCCGGTATAGGTTTTGGGATCGAGTTTCAGCGGCAGGACGTAGATCTGGAAGGGCGGGCCGCCCGCATGGGCCACGAAGCTCGCGTAACCCGACAGGCTGGACCAGAGCGTTGCGGCCACCGGTCGCTGCGGTCTGGCCGGGATTTCGTGCCCTTTCCGGCTTTTGAAGCTCTCGTGGAAATAGCGCAGCACGAACAGGATCGTTACCGAGGCGACGACCAGACGCATGGCGTCCGCGGAGATAAGGCTGGAGGTTGCCCAGCCCAGCGCAATGCCGGCAATTGCGCCCGGCAGCATGATGAGCAGCGTTTGCCGATGATTGTGGTGCCGCCACGCCCAGAGTGCCACAAGATCCATGACGATCAGGATCGGCAGGAAGATCGCGGCGGCCTGAACCGGCGAGACTGCGAGCGCCATCAGCGGCACGCCCATCAATGCCAGCGCACCGCCCAGCCCGCCCTTTGAGAGGCCGACGAGCACGACTGCGGGAATGGCGACGAGGAAAAAATGAAAATCGGTCAGCATGGATGGATGGTTGATCCTTTCGCCGGTCCGGTTTATCGGATTTATCATATCAAAACGAGTGCAGATCGCGCCGGAAGTGTCTTCTGCCTGAAATGGACGAACCGATGACCACAGTTGAAGACCGTTGCCGCCTTGTCCTGATCGTTCCGCAATCGGACGATGCGCAAAAGCAGGCGGCAGATTTGGAAGGCGCGCTGCGGGGCGGCGATGTGGCTTCGGTCATCATTCCGCAATATGGGCTGGATGACGCCGCTTTCCAGAAACGCGCCGAACTGATCGTGCCGATCGTGCAGAAAGCGGGTGCGGCCGCCCTTATCGCCGGCGACAGCCGCGTCGCTGGCCGCGTGAAGGCGGACGGCCTGCATGTGGCCGGCAATGCCGAGGCGCTTGCCGAGGCCGTTGAAAAATTCACGCCCAAAATGATCGTCGGCGGCGGCAATGCGGATGATCGGCACAAGGCTCTGGAGCAGGGTGAGAGCAATCCGGATTACGTCTTTTTCGGAAAGCTCGAAGGTGACATCAAGCCGGAGGCGCACCCCAAGAACCTGGCGCTCGGCGAATGGTGGGCGTCGATGATCGAAATTCCGGCCATCGTCATGGGCGGCACGGATGTTTCCTCGGTGGTTGCCGTTGCGGAAACCGGTGTGGAGTTCGTGGCGATGCGCAGCGGCGTTTTTGACAATGCCGGTGGCGCTGCTCAGGCCGTTTCTGAAATCAACGCCCTGCTTGACGAAAAAGCGCCACGGTTTGACGGTTGATACAGGCGATGATCATGCGCTCGGTTCACCTCCGCCTTTCCGTTTCACTGCTGGCGCTTGCTTTCGGCGCGCAGGCGGGCGTCGCTTTTGCCCAATCCGGGCCGCAGAGCGAAAGCAATGCGCTTTCCCGGCAGCTGGAAAATGAGGCTCAGCCAACCCGTCAGGGCAGGGTGCAATCCGAAGAGCAGAAGGATTTGCAGCCCTCCGCGGGTGTGAATGTCTATCAGCGCATGGGGGCGGATCTGCCGGCTCTGCCGCCTGAAAAGGAATTCAAGGGCAGGGTGGACGAAGCCTATGGGCATTTTCAGCGTGGCGAATATGTGCAGGCGCTCGACAAGGCTCTGAACCGCGCGCAGAACGGTGATGCGTCCGCCCAGACACTGGTGGCGGAAATGATGTCGCGTGGCCTCGGCATCGCCCGTGATGAAAAGACCGCGGCCTTCTGGTACCAGCAGGCGGCGCAGGGCGGCGATCCCGTCGCCATGTTCAAATTCGCGCTGATCCTGATGGAAGGCAAATTCGTCACGCGTGACAAGGTCAAGGCCGACGATTTCATGCGGCGCGCGGCGGAAGCCGGAAATGCTTCCGCCCAGTTCAACTGGGGGCAGATTCTGGTGTCGGAAAATCCCGGTGCCAAGGGCCTGCTGATGGCTTTGCCGTTTTACGAGAAATCCGCCGAGCAGGGCATTGCCGATGCGCAATATGCGGTATCGCAGATCTACTGGTCGGTGAAGGACGTTCCCGCCGAAAAGAAGGCCAAGGCGCGCGACTGGCTGACGCGGGCCGCCAAGGCCGGTTACGATACCGCGCAGGTCGATCTCGGCATCTGGCTGGTCAACGGTTTCGGCGGCGAGCGCAATCTGGATGAGGGTTTCCGTTGGCTTTATGGGGCGGCCCAGCGTGGCAACGTCGTGGCGCAGAACAAGGTGGCGCATCTCTACATTCAGGCGCTCGGCACCCGGCCCGATCCGGTGGAGGCAGCCAAATGGTACGTGCTTTCCCGCCGTGCCGGGTTGAAGGATCCGGGGCTCGAGGACTTTTATCTGGGGATCACCGATGAGCAGCAGAAAAAGGCGATCGATGCTGCAAATCGTTTCCGCCCGATGTGAGGTTGCCGCCTTTCCTTTGCCGCCCGCATCCC is a genomic window containing:
- a CDS encoding YdcH family protein; this translates as MTIQAHIASLEKKHGALEEELESILASPSSDDTAIADLKRRKLRLKDELQRLRASTRH
- a CDS encoding sulfite exporter TauE/SafE family protein, yielding MLTDFHFFLVAIPAVVLVGLSKGGLGGALALMGVPLMALAVSPVQAAAIFLPILIVMDLVALWAWRHHNHRQTLLIMLPGAIAGIALGWATSSLISADAMRLVVASVTILFVLRYFHESFKSRKGHEIPARPQRPVAATLWSSLSGYASFVAHAGGPPFQIYVLPLKLDPKTYTGMSVRFFAIMNAIKLIPYFALGALDATNLKTSASLLPVAMLATLAGARVVKYLKPAVFYPLMYAMAFVAALKLLWDGLPF
- a CDS encoding thiamine phosphate synthase, producing MTTVEDRCRLVLIVPQSDDAQKQAADLEGALRGGDVASVIIPQYGLDDAAFQKRAELIVPIVQKAGAAALIAGDSRVAGRVKADGLHVAGNAEALAEAVEKFTPKMIVGGGNADDRHKALEQGESNPDYVFFGKLEGDIKPEAHPKNLALGEWWASMIEIPAIVMGGTDVSSVVAVAETGVEFVAMRSGVFDNAGGAAQAVSEINALLDEKAPRFDG
- a CDS encoding tetratricopeptide repeat protein, whose protein sequence is MIMRSVHLRLSVSLLALAFGAQAGVAFAQSGPQSESNALSRQLENEAQPTRQGRVQSEEQKDLQPSAGVNVYQRMGADLPALPPEKEFKGRVDEAYGHFQRGEYVQALDKALNRAQNGDASAQTLVAEMMSRGLGIARDEKTAAFWYQQAAQGGDPVAMFKFALILMEGKFVTRDKVKADDFMRRAAEAGNASAQFNWGQILVSENPGAKGLLMALPFYEKSAEQGIADAQYAVSQIYWSVKDVPAEKKAKARDWLTRAAKAGYDTAQVDLGIWLVNGFGGERNLDEGFRWLYGAAQRGNVVAQNKVAHLYIQALGTRPDPVEAAKWYVLSRRAGLKDPGLEDFYLGITDEQQKKAIDAANRFRPM